A section of the Neorhizobium galegae bv. orientalis str. HAMBI 540 genome encodes:
- a CDS encoding NAD(P)/FAD-dependent oxidoreductase, producing the protein MDEWQSPIAPGISWYQATVGERPTYPALDGSKTVDVAVIGGGYTGLQAAYNLAKAGISVALIEASRFGDGASGRNGGQMGTGQRWWPEDLEKEIGYERSRALFDMAENAKRHLLDFAEAHGIDMEYMPGQMNVSHKRGHDKDYRATAEIAAERYGYPHISFTDGRETAERLGTKDYYCGVRDTGTGHIHPLKLLVGLARVAQTAGAQIFEMTRATGIEKTRNGPGGKILVRTPKGTLTADRVLIATNAYIGDLEPVTSAHIMPIGSFIAATAPLDDFPDVLPGGEAVADSRFVVRYFRKSRDNRLLFGGREVYTSSNPADTANAIRRQIVDTYPALKDVEITHAWGGNVGITMPRQPFVREVMPGVTSIGGYSGHGVMLSNYCGKLYADMVGGKATDLDHLAALKIPAFPGGRHMRTPLLFLALTWFALRDRL; encoded by the coding sequence TTGGATGAATGGCAGAGCCCGATCGCGCCGGGAATTTCCTGGTATCAGGCAACAGTCGGCGAGCGGCCGACCTATCCGGCACTCGACGGATCGAAGACGGTCGACGTGGCGGTTATCGGCGGCGGCTATACCGGCCTGCAAGCAGCCTATAATCTGGCAAAGGCCGGCATCTCCGTCGCACTGATCGAGGCCAGCCGTTTCGGCGACGGCGCCTCCGGCCGCAATGGCGGGCAGATGGGAACCGGGCAGCGCTGGTGGCCGGAAGATCTCGAAAAGGAGATCGGCTACGAGCGCTCCAGGGCGCTGTTCGACATGGCCGAGAACGCCAAGCGGCATCTTCTCGACTTTGCCGAGGCCCACGGCATCGACATGGAGTACATGCCGGGACAGATGAATGTCTCCCACAAACGGGGCCACGACAAGGATTATCGGGCAACTGCCGAGATCGCAGCGGAGCGTTACGGTTATCCGCACATCTCCTTCACGGATGGCCGGGAGACCGCCGAGCGGCTCGGCACGAAAGACTATTATTGCGGGGTGCGCGATACCGGCACCGGCCATATCCATCCGCTAAAGCTGCTGGTCGGGCTTGCCAGGGTGGCGCAGACGGCCGGTGCGCAGATTTTCGAGATGACCCGAGCGACGGGCATCGAGAAAACAAGAAACGGACCGGGCGGCAAGATCCTGGTCCGGACCCCCAAGGGCACGCTGACTGCCGACCGGGTGCTGATCGCCACCAATGCCTATATCGGCGATCTCGAACCGGTTACATCCGCGCATATCATGCCGATCGGCTCCTTCATCGCCGCGACCGCGCCGCTCGACGATTTCCCCGATGTCCTCCCCGGTGGCGAGGCCGTTGCTGATTCGCGGTTCGTGGTGCGCTATTTCCGCAAGAGCCGGGACAACCGGCTGCTGTTCGGCGGGCGCGAGGTCTATACCTCAAGCAATCCGGCGGACACTGCGAACGCCATCCGCAGGCAGATCGTCGACACCTATCCGGCGCTGAAAGACGTTGAAATCACCCATGCCTGGGGCGGAAATGTCGGGATCACGATGCCGCGCCAGCCTTTCGTGCGCGAAGTCATGCCTGGCGTCACGTCGATCGGCGGTTATTCCGGCCATGGCGTCATGCTGTCAAACTATTGTGGCAAACTTTATGCTGATATGGTCGGCGGCAAGGCGACGGATCTCGACCACCTCGCCGCACTCAAAATTCCTGCCTTCCCAGGCGGGCGTCACATGCGGACCCCACTGCTTTTCCTTGCCCTCACGTGGTTTGCGCTGCGCGACAGGCTCTGA
- the zwf gene encoding glucose-6-phosphate dehydrogenase, with translation MSSQIIPVEPFDCIVFGGTGDLAERKLLPALYHRQIEGQFTEPTRIIGASRSALSHEDYRKFAQDALKEHLKQGEYDEAEVQKFLQRIYYISVDAKAEGGWAELKKLLDDGKERIRVFYLAVAPGIFGPISEKIRDHKLITKSTRIVVEKPIGRDLASALQLNDMIGKAFHEDQIFRIDHYLGKETVQNLMALRFANALYEPLWNADHIDHVQITVAEAVGLEGRAGYYDTAGALRDMVQNHILQLLCLVAMEVPSSMNSESVRDEKLKVLRALKPITEANVEQMTVRGQYRAGASAGGPVKGYLDELEGGVSNTETFVAIKAEIGNWRWAGVPFYIRTGKRLAARMSEIVITFKPIPHNIFDAAAGRISANQLIIRLQPDEGVKQSLMIKDPGPGGMRLRNVSLDMSFAEAFSVRNPDAYERLLTDTIRSNQTLFMRRDEVEAAWRWVDPILKGWEAAGQQVQGYTAGTWGPSQAIALIERDGRTWHEG, from the coding sequence ATGAGCAGCCAGATCATCCCAGTTGAACCCTTTGATTGTATCGTGTTCGGCGGTACCGGCGACCTTGCGGAACGCAAGCTCCTTCCGGCCCTCTACCACCGGCAGATCGAGGGGCAGTTCACCGAGCCAACCCGCATCATCGGCGCCTCGCGCAGTGCGCTTTCGCACGAGGATTACCGCAAGTTCGCCCAGGATGCCCTCAAAGAGCATCTGAAGCAGGGCGAATACGACGAAGCGGAAGTCCAGAAATTCCTTCAGCGGATCTATTACATCTCGGTCGACGCAAAGGCCGAAGGAGGTTGGGCGGAACTGAAGAAACTGCTCGACGACGGCAAGGAGCGTATCCGCGTCTTCTATCTCGCCGTGGCTCCGGGCATATTCGGCCCGATTTCCGAAAAGATCCGTGACCACAAGCTGATCACCAAGTCGACCCGCATCGTCGTCGAAAAGCCAATCGGCCGCGACCTCGCGTCGGCGCTGCAGCTCAACGACATGATCGGCAAGGCCTTCCACGAAGACCAGATTTTCCGCATCGACCACTATCTCGGCAAGGAGACGGTGCAGAACCTGATGGCGCTGCGTTTCGCCAACGCGCTTTATGAGCCGCTGTGGAACGCCGACCATATCGACCACGTGCAGATCACGGTCGCCGAAGCCGTCGGCCTCGAAGGCCGCGCCGGCTATTACGACACGGCGGGCGCGCTCCGCGACATGGTGCAGAACCACATTCTGCAGCTCCTCTGCCTTGTCGCCATGGAAGTGCCCTCCTCGATGAATTCGGAATCGGTGCGCGACGAAAAGCTCAAGGTGCTGCGCGCCCTGAAGCCGATCACCGAGGCCAATGTCGAGCAGATGACGGTGCGTGGCCAATACCGCGCCGGAGCATCCGCGGGCGGTCCGGTCAAGGGTTATCTCGACGAGCTCGAAGGCGGCGTTTCCAACACCGAGACCTTCGTCGCCATAAAGGCCGAGATCGGCAACTGGCGCTGGGCCGGCGTTCCCTTCTACATCCGCACCGGCAAGCGGCTTGCAGCGCGCATGTCCGAGATCGTCATCACCTTCAAGCCGATCCCGCACAATATCTTCGATGCGGCTGCCGGTCGCATTTCGGCCAACCAGCTGATCATCCGCCTGCAGCCGGACGAAGGCGTCAAGCAGTCGCTGATGATTAAGGATCCGGGCCCGGGCGGCATGCGGCTGCGCAATGTGTCGCTCGACATGAGCTTTGCGGAAGCCTTCTCGGTGCGCAATCCGGATGCCTACGAGCGCCTGCTCACCGACACGATCCGCTCCAATCAGACGCTGTTCATGCGCCGCGACGAGGTGGAAGCCGCATGGCGCTGGGTGGATCCGATACTCAAAGGCTGGGAAGCGGCCGGCCAGCAGGTGCAGGGTTAT